The genomic segment TTTGTTTCGGGAATTAAACCGATCATTTTCTTATGTTTAGAAATGCTGGATGAGTGTATTATGAAGATGTTGTAAACTCCTTTTTGGTAAAAGTTGGAAGAATTTGTTAGTGTCATCCTACCTTGCATGCTATATTATTACTACTTTGCTAGCAGTGGTCTCTTTGAGGGACTCCAGCCTTTTAGCCCAGCGAACACAAAGTCaaagagacctctgctagcagggtgtATTATTACCTGTGGGGCACTTGCTCCAGATACAAGTAAATGACAAGCTTCTATTCCATATTGATACTTTAACTTAACAGCAACCTCATAACAAAAAAGTGCCCCAAAACTGAAAAACAATGGTCAAAATACTGTTTTTGCCAAAATGTTGGAGGTGGACAGGGGTAGTGTACGGGGAAGGGCAGGGTGGAAACCTGGTCTCCCCACTTTTCTGagcacatgtttttttccatgAATGAATGGtttacatgtacgacctaaaTATTTATGAACCATTGCGCAAAAATTGATTGCTTGATAAAAAGACAATATTATACATCTTTAAAACTGTTTGTATTCATTTTTAGCGGTACCCTTttgtcaaacacaggtactccCTCGCTCAAAGCCAACGTCCTTCCACCCCAACCACCTTCGCCCCCACCCCAACTTTTTGGACCTTCCACCCTGGTGGAATAAAGGCTTTGGTCCTTAAAACCATTAAGACAGACAATTCCTAAAGGGGAGAGAGGAATGAAGGTAACAACCATACTGTATCAAATATCACACTTTCCTTTGTCAACTGACTTTCCTTTGTTCAAAAGCTTACCTGTGTCCCCAAAAGGCGAACTGCTTTCTCCCAAGTTCTTTGTGGCTGTCTTTGCAAAAGTCAGAAACTAATGCTTGCCAATCTTGATAGAATGGTTCCTTGTATCTGTTCTCCCTCCCAGGCAAGCATACAGCATGGACTTGAAAGtaacaaatttaaaaatattaaatcaaGCATAGCAAGTTTACAGTGGATTATTTAGTTGCCAATATGAAAAGACTTAGAATAGTTTTCACTAAAATGCTGGACAATCTATGATCTCACAGCATGGAGAAATCCATTATGAAGTTACCTGAATTCTAAAATCGCTTCGCTTGAGAGTCAAACACAATTTTAAAAGCTCTTtagctttcatttttttttttcacaattagGAATAATATTGTCAATTTTCAAGAAATTTCCTCATTAATAGAACTCCTGACCGTAgccttgggctacctgtggattAGTAGCTTTTCATGTGCATTTGAATTAAAAATTctctgtaatttttttttcttacattgATCTACATTAGAGAAAGATTGTTTGATTGTCATCAGATCTTTTACTATTTTGACAATCTAAATGACCATTAAACTTCTAAATTTATGTTCACTCAGTCGTGAATATTGAACACAACATCAAGTAGATTATTCAGTAATGTTTGATTTTAAACAATATCTCTTCGATTTCCTGTTCATATAATGCAAAAAGGGCTTTATATTCTTCGCTTGcggtttttgttattttgaaacaGTGAAAAAGCCAAATATTTACCAAAGCACTCACAAAAACATTAatcataataacaaccttCGATCCCTGTGTTTTGTAGCTTCCGTCCCCACGAACCCGTGTAGTAGCTGGTTCCGCCTCCCGCCCAGGGAAAGCAGATCAAATTGACCGACGAATCAGCCTTTTGGAAGCGGCATCGCAACCATTTCGAGCTCATAACATTCGAGCGTTTTAGTAAACTATAGCGCATTTGTGCCGGGAGTGCCAACTCCGAAGTTAATGAGTGCCAGATCACGTGACGTTCGGCTATTTTTAGGACCCTGTCTCCATACACAAGTAATTCTTGTAACGCTCGAATCGGAAATCCATGGTTGCGCGGTATTGAGTATTCCCTGCAGTGTATTCGCAGTGGTTAATGCTTAAAGGTCACCTGTGGTTAACTTATAACTTTCTGCTGTTATATTTTTAAGCACTGTTGTAGACGTAGCATAGCAGCGAGTTGGATTTTATATTTCCCGCGTAACATTTAGCTCTCGTAAATCAAATGAATTATACACCCGTGGCTGTCCTTATCGATATGTGGACAAGATATATCGCCTGTTAGTTTGCTCAGACAGCCTCAGCGAACTCTGAAAAACATGGGAGACATAGAAGTTGAGGCAGAAAATCGTTGGACTTGTCCAAATGACCGACAATTGGTTTTGCGAGCCAAGTAAGTTATCTAAACTTATAGTATCGAGTTATTGAAATTATTTCTCCATGACCGTTAGCGGTCTGTAGTTTCGGCTGAAAATCCAAGGGAATTGGCTGGTGTTAACATTTCCTTAATAATTCAGGTTCGTGTTCCAGCTACAGCTGCGAATTTCTATTAGAAAGGGGTATTATATCTGGCTAATAACACTGAGCCATCGCGTATAAAGATTTGTTCTTCATGTACATGTATTAAACCAAACATGAATTTGCCATTTCAAGGTGCATTTTTCCGTAGGGGAATGTGCTTCAAGCCTAAAAATCTAGCCAAAAAATTCGTCAAGAAAACTCACTCCAGACTGCCTTCTTATTTGCAAGAGCTAttgtaatttattattttgtttttgactTATTTTGTCGATCATTGTGCAATGGTCATTCGTGTTTGATCACGCTAGCGTTATGATCGTCCCGAGGTCAAACTATAAACGTCAttaatgttttgttgttttctcCGTTTATAGGTTGAATGCTGGATGGTCGTTCCATAGTGGGGGCCCGGCCAAAAAGCCAGCGAAAACTACGATATCAGAGGCCGAACAAGAAATTATTAAGAATGTCATCCAAAGAGCAGATCGGATACAACTCCAAGAGGAAGGAAGAGTTGGGTAATGTTTCTCTCGATCATTTTATTCATCAATTGATCATTCGGTCTATTATGAACATATCTTAATTGTACTCTGTTTAGATTTTGCTTACTTCAATCGTAAGccacattttctttttaacgaaTATGAATTAAACGAAAGTGAAAATAAATTGGGCTCGTAAAAATTGCATGAGTGCGGGGAATAAATCGCCCGGAAATTTACAGGCTATTTATCATCACAAAACCAaagttaaaaacatttgatgTTTATAAATTTTTACACCTTCATGTCAAAATGTTGATCCAAGTTTTTTGTGATTAAGAATATTAGTCTATTCAAATCAATTCCGAGTTTGTGCGTTGTTTCGTAAAACATTTATAGTTAGGGGATAGAATACATAAATCGATTAAAAAAGAATGATGTTAATGTATCAAAATTCTATAATTCTGTTATTTTATGGTGTAAACTAATTGTATATTAATTATAAAGTACGGCTCTTTCTAAATAATATTCAAAGAAAGAAAGGAATACTTTACCTTGTTTGAAGTGCCACGTTTTAACTAGAATTCTAAGACTAATAGCTTACAGATGGTATTTAAATTCGTAAATTCGTCTAGTCAATATAAAAACGTTACATTGCAGAATAGCAttacatttcttttctttctgttcagttttattttttccagtTTGGGTGTAACTTTAATTATATCAAGATTAAAAGACTCGGGAAATGTAGCTATCGACTTATCGTTCTCTTTTCATTTTTGTAAGTGCATCATGATAGATTAAGAAAACCTTTTAGggaataacagaaaaaaaaaagaacgaaATGTCAAAGAAATCACTAGGACACTACGCCTTCAGTCTTAAAACAGATCCAGCACTTATTCAAAGAAACGAGTCTAATCCACAACCATTATTGGAGTAATACAGCTAGAAATCTAGTGTGATCCAGGCATATCAGCCCTCCTTGGCTGCCAAGAAGTGGGTCATTCCTTTATTGAAGGATCATTAAATATTGtactttttccatataatacATATGACTGCACATATCCTGGGAACAGGCCCATGATCCCCTTAAAAACACGCACACTCTTATCATGATATATTAgattttttaccaaaaagGGGAATGTTTTTAGATGGGGCTGACACTcctcctcccccaccccaccccccttagaTCATCCACCACTATCCCTCAATCACAATCAATCCAAGCCTCAGGCCTGAcgttatttactttttttcatttatctgTCAGCCGTCTTGTGGAAAAGCTTGAAAACCTTCGGAATAATGCTATTGGGAATGGAAGGGACACTTGCCTGCTCTGTGCAAGCAAGTTTGGTTTACTGAAGACCATTGACAAGGAATGTGATATCTGTGAAAAGGTCAGAATTTCCAGGAgatttttgtgtttatttattgaaaatgtattttattatGTAATAATGCAATAAGAATTGTGAAGTTAAAAACTATAAACTCTTTAACTATAGCAGTGCAAgtattattatatatacttTATTTTAATACATCATGTTAACAAAAAGACTGACCTGAAAAACTGAGTCTTAATAACACTTTTATCACTCATGTTTATACTCTAATGGCCTACAGTAAATAAAAGATAATGGTTGTGTTTAAAAATAATGAGCTGTCCAGTAGCATAAATTAGTATTTGTGGTAGCTTTTACCCCCTGGGATTGTCAAGGTgtcttatgaaaaaaaaaatagaaaaattgtTTCTTTGGCTTAATCTGCTTAAGCATCTGGATTTATCCCTCAGATTGCAAACAGAATCATACCATAAGGTCAAGTATCTACATGCTATTTACCTCCCTGTGGTGCTACAGAACTCACAGGGCAATAATTGAATCAAATGTGGAAAACTataatttaataaaaacatttattgcaaaatgacaatttttgaTATGGATTGGTGGAGTTTGTGTGTAATAGTTGCGAAAATGTATAGACCACTGCAATTTAGTCATCTATATAGTACTAGGTATGTTGTTTAAAGTCTAAAGAGCCAAAAAGAGTGTGATAAACACACGTTTTGTAGTTTTGTTTACATCTTGCGAGTTCTGTGGTGACTCGGAAAATCCCGCCAAACAGGTTTATGACCGGTTTTGCTCTTGGAAGCCATTTTTTACCTGGAGATAACCCAGGCTCAGTTAATCTAGGGTTAACTCAGCTTTCCGGACTGGTGAGTTAACCATAGGATAACCTAGGATTAGCAAATTTTAACCCGGGGTTAGGTGCTAATCAAGAAGGGGTAAGTTAGTcggcctttcaggaaccgggCCGTGGTATCAAAATATAATGATTTATAACAGAAACTATAATTTTATCAGTACTTCAATCACAACACAAAGCAATTAAAAAGGCCCAAATAGTCATGTttgtgaaccagaagaataaatacaatacaccaaataCTGGTGTttgccctgaaaaagtcttaGAGacaaaatttggcagagtcgaataccagtatTTGGAGTATAATATCACAACACAGGTAAACATAGTGCagaatgcaaaaaaatattaggTATAGACAGGATTCAATAAGAACAAAACAGTTTATATAAGGGCTTATATAGAAACAAtgcaaaatgtatttttttcaacattttttaaaaacttttACCCCTAGCAATGAACCTACAAGGTATATAAGATAACTGTCATTTATTTACAGAATGTCTGTAAGAAATGTGGTGTTGACACCCATAACAGTGTTGGACAACCCATCTGGCTTTGCGTACTATGCAGTGAGCAGAGAGAGGTAAGGAAAGTAGGGGGCTGGGGGGTTTGTTTTTGGCACCTGGGGAGAGGGGTGTGGGGTtgtgtgctgtgctgtgctgggATTTCTGGGTTAGCCATGTGGCTTATTTGCCCTGTGGTGccgacccctccccccagcaAACAACATTTCGTATCCTTGCCAACCACAATAAATTTGATCAGATTAAGATagcttggggagggggggatcgTCTTCCAGTGAGTGGTAAAAGTTTGACAAAAAGCCCATAGTCTAGACTTTATTCAGGAATATTCTTTTAGTAGATAGAAGGTTTTTTGTGGGCTGATTTTTAAAGTGAAAGTTATAAGGGTCTACTTTTCCCTTAGGCTTCTGAGTAGGGAAGCTCATTAGCGATGAGTATGATCGAAATCATGGAAACGTAAAAGCTATTAACAAGCATCTTATCGATGTCTCCCGGCTTGGCTGAAAAAAACGTCTGAGGCAGACATCTGCGACTTTCtgctttctttatttctttattcttgTGATGAACAATCTTGATTCTTACATTCCGTTGAAATAAAACACTGCACAAAGAGTGAGATCTGTTGCACAAAATTTCCACGCGATTTCAATCTGACGGACAAGTAAAATTTTGCATTTCTGAAAATTGCGTTGTGCGAAACTCTCCACTTCTTTATGGCAAAATTGTTTTACGTACGTTTCTAATAAAAGCGATTCCCTGATGAAGGATTCTCCTTCAAAGTTAAGACCTCGTCCTTGCCAAGGTTGAAGTGTCTCAGTGAAGGATTATCCCGTAATCTCTGGGGTGAGCCACATAATTACGATATTGTCAAAGGATGCGTCACCTGGTTTTCGCCGCAAACACGCATCTCTCAGcgtgtatttttttcagaatattACAGCGTTAAAAGACGCACTGAAGAAGGACTCAATAAAGTCCGAAACGTTGAAAAAAACTCGCTTCTGTTTTTGTCCTTCATTTCATTAAAAGACGTCAGGCTTTACAACACAGTATTTGTATTAACCTAGTGGACTTCCATGAATGACCTCTCGTGTCATATTCGCACTACGACACACTAATTGATTTCTTCTATTTGCTATTTTTGTCAAGAGAAAAAGGCCTTAAAGTAGACGTGCAGTTTTGCGTGATGTTTATTTGAAAGCTTCTCGCACTGATTGCATTGCAAAAACCACCGCCGCACAGGTTCGATGTGTCACGAAAGACTGGGGCGAGTCATGGGCACGAGGCTGTTGGGTTAGCAAGGTTTTTGGAAAATAAGAGCGGGGAAAATGCTTTTTAGGTGCAATAAATAATGCGTTCAAATCTCAAATAACAGAAGAGCTGATCCAAGAATCTTCCATTCTCAGCATGTAATGACTCTTTCAAGTatcggtttttttttaagtctgtCATCTTCATTTTGCTCAAGGAGCCGGTCATAAAAAGAGACTTATCTCTCTTCCGTTACTTAGCAGCTCTAGAGTAGATCTAGAGATAGAAAGTAGTTTTATAGCAccaagttttattttcctatttttccCACCAGTTTGCTTCGATTTTgacttatatattttttttcttaatttttggtGTTCTCCCCCATGAGATCCTCCCTAATGGGaatagttatttttttcagaaagcgTTATATGTATTAATAAGCTTAATATTTGAGTTTCGAATTCTACTCGGTCCAAGGGGCGCATAGATACAGTGCGGGCATCGGTCTGGGACAAATTCCATGCGCACAAATggaattccttggggttggaATAAAATAACGCACAAATTTCCTTATAAGCTCGCTGGTATTGTAAACGGTTCTAAACTGAGGGGCGAAATGTATATTAATGAGTCTCTAGTACAATGCGATAAGCGTGACATTACGTTACAGCTATGGAAGAAAACGGGGGCGTGGTTCTTCAAGTCCATCCCAAAATACACAGGGGGCCCACTCGGAGGCCTGAGCGTCGATGGATTGTCCAATACTAGATCGGTAGGTGTGGTGGTGTGCTCAGTCGGGAAGCTAAAatacgttttttttatgtgtCAATGTATTTAGCTTGTCATAGCTAAGACACATGATTTTACAGTCCCCAAAGTAAAGAGCCAGGTTTTTACACCTCAGAAAATAAATCTTTAGTTGACCTTCGTGGACTCGAACCCATTTCCTCTTGACTGGTAGACGAATGTCGTACCTGAGCTATAGCGCTCCCTGTTGGCGAAGAGTGTGACCTTGGATAAAAATGGACGAAGGATGGGGAGAGCGGCGAAAGCTTACTTTTCCATTCTTCCCACTCTCCTCTGTACTGAGCTCAGTATAAAGTACTAAATACTCGTTTTTCAGGACACAATCAGTTCTACGTACTCATCAGATCAGACGTGGACTCAGATCACCAGATCGAAAGGTAAGCTCTTCACCCTTAGACGCAAAAGGGGTACCCATTGTAATCGCGTATGAAGAAAAACATGAGTTTCGGCAAAGCATTCCACTCGGTCTATTATTTGcgaatattatatattttctaCCATTCCTTATTCTGGTAAACCACAACAGCAGAGGACATATTCTTTGCCAACATTGTCGCAACGAGTATTTTTTCATAAACGACCTCTGCCTCCAGCGTTAAATGGGGTAAGGGGATTATGTGGGAAAAGATATGTCTCTGTCAGATGCCATTGTATAATCCTATCAAACTAACCAAGTGCGAGATAGCATTCATTTTTATCGGGAAAGAAAATTAAGATCGAACTTGATAAATACTGTATACAACTTTGTTTTAGAAGTTACCTCAAATAAATTGTCCTCCAATGTCgggtgaaaacaataacaaataacaaataaataaattgtcgTCCAATGTCgggtgaaaacaataacaaataaaaaataaataaattgtccTCCAATGTCgggtgaaaacaataacaaataacaaataaataaattgtccTCCAATGTCgggtgaaaacaataacaaataacaaataaataaattgtccTCCAATGTCgggtgaaaacaataacaaaggtgtgactGGAGCTCCATTAAAAATCTATTTTGGGTTTTGTGCAACTCGCACTTTACCACCTTAGTAGAAAAGCAGTCAAATACATTTATTCCCCTCTGAAGGAAATTCTCGTGTGCGGAGAACTTGTTATGACTCTGTTTTATGATTTCAGACACGCTTGATTATGACAACGTCTCGTACGGAGATGAAGACGGCACCGCCAGCTCATCTTCCGATGAGATACTTCTTGAAGGACCGAGCTACGCCCGAGAGGTCGCGTCCGACAACAAATCGATCGCATCCGACGAGTTTAGCCTCTATCACAACAACGTGGTGTCCTCGCTAGCTCCCGATACCCCACCGGAACCATTCCGACGGCGCACCGGTGCTGTAGCGCAGTCCAGTAGCATTGTGCAGAAGCGTAAGAAGAACAGCCGAGAAAGTAACGATGGTGAGTACGGTAGCGGCGGCCTTTCAGATATCCATGACCTTGGTTGTTAGGAAAAACTGACAATTCTTAACTAATAACTTTCCTTGCCCAACCTCTTCCACCCTTTCAAATTCAGtgttgtttgtggtgtttCGAGAGATGTTCTGGTGTGATACGACTCCTACCT from the Nematostella vectensis chromosome 4, jaNemVect1.1, whole genome shotgun sequence genome contains:
- the LOC5513765 gene encoding S-acyl fatty acid synthase thioesterase, medium chain yields the protein MRYSLLKRSNVMSSKWLRCRFQKADSSVNLICFPWAGGGTSYYTGSWGRKLQNTGIEVHAVCLPGRENRYKEPFYQDWQALVSDFCKDSHKELGRKQFAFWGHSFGALFCYEVAVKLKYQYGIEACHLLVSGASAPQIPRPSRGYNDLSDEDLAERLRSWGGTPSAILENKEIMDLSVKMLRADLTLLEKYRYSGESTESILSCPITSFDGDKDLHEKKGFSELTTGEFSSHVLPGGHFYFFNNERPLLDLIESHLLPIFSKSATATSR